The DNA segment GAGAATATCTTCATCCTCGCTAAGTCAGCTGAAAGCTACCGTGGACGCTTTACCAAATCAGTTTGCGGATCCTGTCTCGAAAGGAGACACCATGACCAACGCTGTAGCCAACCTTCAGACGGCACTCCAACAGGCGATGGTGGGCCGGCCGAAGGCGGGGGGATTCCCCTACCTGGCCGAGACCCTGCGCCGGGCGGAGGTCCGGCGGAACCGGTGGGCCCTGCCCTCCTGCCAGAGCACCTACTGGACGGGGCTGGGCGCGGTGGTGATGCAGGGGCAGCCTCTGGCGCTGGGCGCGCTGGAAGTTCCTCCGTTCGATGAGGAAGCCCTCGTCGCGGCCCTGCGGCGGGACCAAGCGGGCGAGGGCAGCTTCCCGGAATTCCTGGCGGCGGCGTGGCGGGCGGGGGTGATCGACTACGACGTGGACTTCGAGGGGCGGACCGTCACCTACCGCGGCGCCAGCGGCGAAAGCTACGTGGAGGCCTATCCGGCGGTGGACGTTCCCTAGCCTTTCCGAAGCAACCCGCCCACGGCGGCCCGTCGGTACGCGAAGGCGGGGGCCGAAGCCCCCGCCTTTGGTTCGTTGGAAGAGTGCGCCCTATTCCGCTTCGCCGGCCAGCACCGGCACTTCCGCGACGGCCACGGCGGTGGTGACGGGAGCGGACTTGGCGGAGCGGCCGATGTTGGCGTGGAACTTCTCCCAATCGATTTCCTTCTCCCAGCTGGCCATGACCACGGCGGCGATGCAGTTGCCGATGTGGTTGGTGATGGCGCGGGCCTCGGACATGAACTTGTCGATGCCGAGGATCAGGGCCATGCCCGCCACGGGGATCCCGGGGACGACGGCGAGGGTGGCGGCGAGGGTGATGAAGCCCGAGCCGGTGACGCCGGCGGCGCCCTTACTGGTGATCATGGCCACCACGAGGATGCCGAGCTGCTGGCCGAGGGTCAGCTCGATGCCCAGGGCCTGGGCGATGAACAGCGAGGCCAGGGTCATGTAGATGTTCGTGCCGTCCAGGTTGAAGGAGTAACCGGTGGGGATGACCAGGCCGACGATGGACTTGGACAGGCCGATCTTCTCCATCTTCTCCATCAGGGGGATCAGGGCGGATTCGGAGGAGCTGGTGGCCATCACGAGCAGGAGCTCGTCCTTGATGTAGCTCACCACCTTGAAGATGTTGAATCCGGCGATGCGGGCGATGGCCCCGAGCACCACGAACACGAACAGGGCGCAGGTGGCGTAGAACAGGAAGATCAGCTGGGCCATGGGCACCAGGGACTTCAGCCCGAACTTGCCGATGGTGTAGGCGATGGCGGCGCCGGCGC comes from the Geothrix sp. 21YS21S-4 genome and includes:
- a CDS encoding DUF1398 domain-containing protein; this encodes MTNAVANLQTALQQAMVGRPKAGGFPYLAETLRRAEVRRNRWALPSCQSTYWTGLGAVVMQGQPLALGALEVPPFDEEALVAALRRDQAGEGSFPEFLAAAWRAGVIDYDVDFEGRTVTYRGASGESYVEAYPAVDVP
- the dctA gene encoding C4-dicarboxylate transporter DctA, which codes for MLKRAATKLYNWVALMIILGAILGHFYPVVAVKMQPFADGFISLIKMLIPPVILCSVVLGIAGSGSIKKAGRVGGKAILYFEVVSTLALVVGLVMANLFGPGRSFHADPAKLDPKLVANYVTQAQHMTVADHLLKMIPKTMFSAFTDGDILQVLLISVLLGFAVAALNEKHKAPLIGFLENLSKAFFGVMHQILYLAPLGAGAAIAYTIGKFGLKSLVPMAQLIFLFYATCALFVFVVLGAIARIAGFNIFKVVSYIKDELLLVMATSSSESALIPLMEKMEKIGLSKSIVGLVIPTGYSFNLDGTNIYMTLASLFIAQALGIELTLGQQLGILVVAMITSKGAAGVTGSGFITLAATLAVVPGIPVAGMALILGIDKFMSEARAITNHIGNCIAAVVMASWEKEIDWEKFHANIGRSAKSAPVTTAVAVAEVPVLAGEAE